The Electrophorus electricus isolate fEleEle1 chromosome 8, fEleEle1.pri, whole genome shotgun sequence genome contains the following window.
ccctctcgctctctcttccctcttcttcatttttttttttttctcacttcttGGAAATAACATATTGAAAATTGAAAATAGTGTCACCGTTCTGCCAGTCTGTTAAAATGAGATAGAGCAGCAAGAGTGGGAGATAGAAATTAGTTGCTTCTCTCCTTTATTCCACCCATTGCGCTAGACAGGCGCAGAGCAGCTGGAGGGCGTGATATACGGTGGCACAGCTGAGATCAGAGACCAGCGGGAACCAATATCCTTATTAAACAGATCAAACCACAGCCCATCCGTTGCGTGTAAAGCAGCCACTCGCCTGCGACATGCATGTTATGATAGGCACCTTATCTCGTATCTTACAGGCAGGAAGTTAGAGGGACAGTTAACTTACTGTGTAAGGTTTAACACTGACATTGGGATTgccgtgtatgtatgtgtgcatgcacagtcaatatttgcacatttaagGAGCTACTAAGGCAAAAGTTCCTATATGTTGCCATCTTCCACAGCCTTCCCAGCAACCCACTGAAAGCCCAAATTGCTAAGCCTGCAGCAGGATCCAGTTTTGCCTCCTATGAGTAACATTATCATATAATGCGTTCCATCTGTATTCATGCTTGTTCTTTTCTCCGCCTCTCACTTGTCTCCATCTCTACAGAACTCCACTTTGACCATAGAGGAATTCCACTCCAAACTGCAAGAAGCAACGAACTTCCCACTCCGACCTTTTGTCATCCCGTTTCTGAAGGTATTGCGCAAGCCAGTGATCTGGAAAACATTTACACAGCTCCGCAGCTGATGCACAGATGTACATACTTCTCCTAGCCCGCTTTTCAgttcctctccctttctctaacTCTGAGTCCGGGAGGACCTCGAATTTCCTCTTCACTGAGACCttaattttatttctcttttttgataatattttatatcaaaaTAAGGGACGTGAACTCACATGAGCGCCCATTGTATCAGTGCAGCACAGTTTGACTCCCAGCGgaatttgtctttttgtttctagtgccTGATGGACTCCCCTGCTTAGTCATCGATTTTCTCACATGGTGGATGTTTGAgcgggggatggggggtggggttatggggggggggtggcaatGAACATTTGAAACCATTAGATGAGCAACATGAGCTGCTGCTGGCCTCTGGAAGAACACCAGCCTGTACCCTGGTCTCACTCCATTTGTCACTGGGCTACTTATCTCATTACAGCTCAGAGAGCCTGGTGTCTGTTTATGTTGGGCCACTTAAAGTGAAATGCTCAAAGAAATAAATGGATCATGCTTTCAAAAAGGAGTTAGAATTGCAACAAGGCTTGATTTTAAAGCACATTAGTGAtgtcactttaaaaaaatgggcataacacatttaaaaggtGCACTGTTTACATTTGGGGCACCATATCCTGGTGCAGTCCTGGAGATTGACTGTGAAAAGATGCAGATGAGCTGGTGTGTGGGTCCTGTGATATTTACCACTCTTAAGCTGGGCTCATTCATTCTCATCTGCTTAGACATGACAGCTGTTATACAGCACACCAGTGCTCCTCCCTCCACTATACCCTTTACATCCTCCCCACTCCATAagccctccctctcccccactctctttcacactatttctatactacacacacaaacacacacacagtcacatgtgCCACGTGCTCTCACATTTAACAGTGCAGTGAACATTTGCTGGAAGTGGATGAAATACAGGCTGTGCTGCAGCAGATCGGCATGGCACCATGTCCCTTCAGTACAGGAAGAGTAGGATGTGGTCTCAGGCATTTCATCATGTCCACTGGAAGTCAGGAGCATTGGTTTCGTAAGGGGCTGTGCTGGTCGCTGATGGATGCAGAGAGACATAGTGGGACACTACCCACCACCATCTTGCTGCTCCATGCCATATGCTTACTGTATCACACAGTCAGGAGGGGTGCTATCCAGCATGCAACTTGtgttctcactctccctctgtctctcacacactttctctttcttttttctcatctctgccattctctctctctctctctctctctctctctctctctctctctcatctaaTTTTAGTGCTTTCCCTCAAAGGAGGCTTTAATGACAAATACCATATGGCTGTGGGAACAGGGGCTTTTATAAGTGCACAGAAGCGCAGCTGCAACAGTGTGCATTAGAGGCATTTTTTCATTAGGCTAATGTCATCTAACGACCCTCCCTTCAGCGTTGGGTTTGCCAAGAAGTGCTTACTGGAAGGGCAATGTGCACTGTGTTAATGATGTAATCTGGAGTCAATACCAGCTCACTGCCTTCGTGTGGATGGTGTTACTGTATGATTTCTCAAAATAGCTGTTTCTTAGATACTAGGCTGAGCTAGAATATGGAACATATGGGGAGGGGGTTCTCATGGTGAATGAGGCGGGAAGAAGCCAGAGAGCAGGCGCCCCTCGCGAGTGGCCTGCCAGTGTGGTACCAGCTGTGCTGCAGGACTTAGAGagcacaccaccacacactagCACAATGAAGCAGGACGGATACAGTGCACCACCACACACTACTACTGCAGGGAAGTAAAGATTGCGTAAACATGTGGCTTGCTGCTTTGTGGCCTGCCGTTAATTCAGGAGTTTCCAACTAGCTGTGTGCTAATGGATCACACCAGGACAAAGCTACAGAGAGGCATTAGGCAGCATTTTGAAGTAGCGTGTTTGCTCTGTCTTCAAGCAAAGCTTAAATATATGTCATCGATTACAGTGTCATAATGAGAACAATGACCCTGAGAGGTGAACTCAAAAACAACCAGTCCTATGTCTTGTTACTTTTGTGAAATTATGGAATACATAGTTTGCTACATGCACAGCCACTGAAGATGGCCTGCCACTAATTGTGATAAACCTCCAAGTAATAACAACTGAGGTCTTTGCAGTCAAGGCAATCTCTGTCCACTGGTAATTACTATGGAAAGCTGTTAACGCTGCATTACCTCAGGCAACCAGTGACCAGGGGCACCTGTCATAATGTGCATCACTGTAGCCTCTGAAGtgtatacattttcaaatagaAGCTACATAGAATATTTTCAGTTAGAGTCTGTAAGCTGAAAAGTGTTCTTTGGAATTAAGAGCACCTTCAATGCTCACATTTCAAAGAGTCGTCCAGTCCACAGCTCTGGGGTTAAGACTCGATGTCTCTGAAATGGTGATTGCTTATGgagagtggaagaaaaaaatagaaacatcaCAAGGAAAGCGAGGAAAGGAGAGGAATAGAGGTGATCGTGTGCTGTTAGCTCATGCTGATTTGGCTGCCATAATACCCACACTGTTTCTGGCTGGGGTTTTATGAAAACCTTTCATCTGCTGTAAAGAATGCTCCTCTGCAACGCTTTGAAGTCGCAAAGCCACCCATGTGCTTCTGGAGAAAGTACACCCCCCTAGCAATCAGTGGTCCAGAGAGACAAGGAggaaatgaaggagagagagagataatgctGGCCACTCCTCAACCACCTGCTTTGAAGATGGCACTTTCCATGTAGACTGTGATTTTATATGCCCCTGTGCCAGGCAGGGCGAAGGCTGAAAGCATTAATGCATGGTTTGGGTCACAGCTGAGACTAACCTAGCCAGAAAGTACCAAAGTAAAGGGCCTTGGGTTGTGcaacagtattttattttatttttttaccctTGAAGAGCTTCCCCACAATCACTGTAATGGGTAAACAATGCTTGCAGAAACACTGGAATGTAGCCAAGCGCAAGTCATGCCACAAAACCTTTTGTCTCACTTAGCCTGGCACGAGAGCTGACCGCTATCTCCCCCTGCAGGCCAACTTGCCGCTACTGCAGCGTGAACTGCTGCACTGTGCGCGACTGGCCAAGCAAAACCCAGCACAGTACCTGGCCCAGCATGAGCAACTGCTGCTGGACACAAGCATCACGTCCCCCGTAGACTCCTCCGAGCTGCTGCTGGACGTCAACGAGAATGGCAAGAGGAGGACGCCAGACAGGTGAGCGCAAACcactgtccccccccccccaacacattACACCCCACCCCtgcactcctccacccctcaactcatccacccctcctcccctgCACCCAGCGAGTGAATGCGGAGAGAGCTGTAATAAAGTGAGTGATGTTGGCTTCCTGTTTCAAAAAATCTGCCAGTTTTGTGCAATGCCTGAGTGACCAGGAGACTACAGCCCCTTTGGGACTTAAGGCACACATTGAGATGGTAATAGTAAGAGCAGCAGGAGCTGTGTGTGGATGAGCAGGGCTAGTCTTTGCTGGGATGTACTGTGAGCCGCTCCTTGCATACTGCAGTTTCATGCGCCATTGGGTTTCTCTGCAGTTCTCTTTAATGAGGCAGAAGCTGGCTTTCCAAAAGAGGAGAATCCACGATAGGGACACCTGGAGAATATAGAAATACTGcgcttctatgtgtgtgtgtgtggggggggggggggggggggggtgcgcgtgtatgtgtgtatatgcatgcgtatgtgtgtgtgggtgcatgcatgcacatgttttttgtgtgtgactgtatggggGTGTCTGAGGTCATTTGGGTGTAGAGTGACTTGCCATTACTCAGTGTGCTGGAGGGCCTGTAAGCAGTGCAGTTTTAGCACTATAAATGAAACCAAAGcccaaatctgtgtgtgtcctggagaaggggaggaaagTGTGGTGAAAAAGAATAATGCATCCAACCTCAATACCTGCCCCAAAAGCTTACAATTTTTCATGATTCTAGtaacaaaactaaataattGTTGTTTAGTGTCTGATATTGATGATCACCTTAAGTCCTTGTGGCTAGGGCCAGCAAGCACGTGATCCtctcttttgatgttttttttcctataatACCTGAATATTTGCGGGTGTACTAGTGGCAGGAGGGGTGGGTCTGGGGGGACCGGCTGATAACACATACAGATGAGGTGCACTTGGCCATCCAGCTGGCTAAGCGCTTCTCTTCCTGCTTAGCTCGGCATGTCTCACCTCgctgggtggggggtggggtattGGAACTTGAATGGGACGCACAGCGTTCTAAACTGCAAGGCACAATATTGGGCCACTTCATACTGATTAATATCAAAGGGTCTGCAGAGGCGAGGGAGCTTTGCAGAATGCAGCTTTTCTCTTCATTTAGAAGAGAAATGTTAGAGAACATCTATTAGAATAAAAAATTCCATTGTGTTGCATGGCCTCTTTATTAgtgaaaagtaaagaaaaaaaagcttgaatTTAAATGAGCATGGCTTAGATTCGGTGAATCCCTGGTGATGCAACAGAAATGTCTGAGGTGTAGAGAAAAAAGTATGAGTCTTCCATGTATGTGGAAATTATTATGTGATTTTCTTGCTTTTAAGAGAATTTCTGCATAGCCCGGTTGACTGTTATgtttatagaaaaaaacaacaataaatatagGTGGCAGAAAAAGTGCTTTATGAAATGTAGAACAACTTGTAGAATATTCTTTAAGAATATTCTTTTTAGAATATTCTTATCTGAATAAGGTCCAACAGGACACTGTTTTACATGCTGCACAAGAGAAATCTTGAATCTTGGGTCTTTAATTAGAGTAGTGTATGATAGTGGCTGAAGGCAGGCACATCTTGTATGTGTGGGGGAATGTGTGATAGGGGATGGGTCTTCTGGGGACCATATGGATGAGCATTAGGAGTCCATAAAAGCGAGTCATTAGGAACTTCAGTGTGTTGGAGTGCTAACAGAGGGAGCACTACCTCACCACAGTGATAGGGGCAACTGATAGGTGAgctcagaacacagacacatcctTCACACAAGCATAACCTGTGCTCAAgtgcgtgcactcacacacatacacacacacacacacacgtgcccgcacacacacacatgtggcaGAAGGTGTGCATGCTTTATCCATGGTCACGCACCAATACATAAGAGGAATGAATGACATTGTGGTACGTGTGACTCAGTGAGACAGCATACGGTCAAATATCTGCCATGCTTTGACTCATATTAGTGAATATGCTCAAAGGTCTTCAGATGTATGCTATCAAACCCTCGTTTACAGCGGCAGCAAAGAGCTCTCTGCATGCAGAGCACCAGGATTCCCAGTGCAGGAAATCACAGAAAGCTGGATTACAGCAGAAGCTGTTTCACATGGGCTCCCAACACAACTCGAACcagtgcacgcgcacgcacacatgcacacacacacacacagacacacacacacacacacacacacactcacactgacacaagCACATGTAGACAGGCACACCATATCTTCATTGccagtgttttctctcttctccaaaaGTGTTTTGCTCAAAGCTGCgcattctctttccttctccccctccctgTCTGGCCTGCCTCTTCCTGCAGGACCAAAGAGAATGGCTTTGAGAGGGAGCCTTCGCACACGGAGCACCCGAGCAAGCGAGCATGCACCATTAGCCCGGGACAGCGATTCAGCCCGTCCAACGGCCTGCCATACCAGCCCAATGGCCTGCcacacccaaccccacccccgcAGCACTACCGCCTGGATGACATGGCCATCGCCCACCACTACAGGGACACATACCGGCATCCCAACCCCCGCGAGCATCGTGAACGCCCGCGGCCCATCGGTATGCTGCCCGTGGATGCGGCAAGATGCTAGAGCCCTTGGCTCCCTGCACACACTTGGTGTGCTGCTTTCGCTGAAGGCACAGCACAGCTATTAGAGGTTAAATCAGGCATCAGCTCCTTTTTTATGCTGATTGGAGGGGTAATATAATAGTAGATGTGGATATATATCCACCAGCTTGACAAATTACACCCAAATAGGGGTGCTAAAAATACAAATCTATGTGATGGTGCTGCTCTGCGGTGATGTATGGATGAGATATATCTGAGCCTGGCAGGCCTAATTCCACCAAGAGCGAGACAGTGCCCACAGGCAGCGCTGCAAGAGGATAGTGaggaatgaatgtgtgtgtgtgtgtgtgtgtgtgtgtgtgtgtgtgtgtatgttgggggtgggggggatgagCGATGaaatgtgtgtctgaatgtgtgagagatggagagtgtcATGAAGGGCCTGATTGATATCCCTGAAACAGACGGAGGCAGCGGAAGAAACGGGGAGCCACAGCACAAATAGTAATGAGCCTGGTCCTTTCTtcctctaatctctctctctgtccccttatttctctccctcttctttctctctctctctctctctctctctctctctctcagggatgCATGGAGGTGCTCGTCAGGAGGAGGTCATTGATCACAGGCTTACAGACAGAGAATGGGCAGAGGAGTGGAAGCACCTTGACCATGTAAGAaaagtaataacattttttattactattcAAAGCacctgtgtgtatctgtgtgtgtgtgtatgggtgtgagagaatgtgagccaatgagagacagacatgtcaaagtgaaaatggaaaatgtcatgttactgtacatgtctgtatatgtgagtgtgtgaatatatatatatatatatgttagcATTACCATAAGTGACTTGTATGGTGTGCATACTCAGCGTGTGTGTTGTCCACAGCTGCTCAACTGCATCATGGACATGGTGGAGAAAACGCGGCGCTCGCTTACTGTGCTGAGGCGCTGCCAGGAGGCCGACCGCGAGGAGCTCAACTATTGGATCCGTCGCTACAGTGACGCTGAGGACCTGAAGAAGAGCTCCAGCTCCAGTAGCAGCACCAGTGGCAGCAGCCAGTCCCGCCAACAGAGCCCTGCCAGCCAGGAAAGCACCCCCGCAGGTAGCAGCACACATACCATGCACGCCACACCTCGGGTCCCTGACACAGCTCAGGAAGAAGATCACCTGCTGCTGTTTAAATACATGAGAGATGGGAAGGTGTAGGCATGTTTTGTGTAGTTTGTTGAAGTGGGGTGTATAATGAAAGAATCTGTTCCCCTTTCTGAATCAGAGGTCCACCGGGAGCTGCTCCACAGGCCAGTATCTGGCTATGTTCCCGAGGAGATCTGGAAGAAAGCAGGTAAGccggtgacacacacacacacacacacacacacactttctctctctctctctctcgctctctctctctcacacacacacacacacacacacacacacacacatacatggaaacATGAGGAAATTTGAAGAATTTTCTGGGGTTGTTTCATGGCCTATTGGTAATAAAGAGCCCTTTTCAGCCAGTTAATCACTCAGTCACACCCATTCCATGCTGAGATGTCTGAATTTGTGCGATTCTGCACTCTAGAGCACTCCCAGATGTCTGCTGCACTCTTGGAGTTCTGTTCTCAGGTTTGAGTGCCAGCGTGTGTTCCAAGCTCGGGAATGGCGTACAAGCAACGTACAGAGCTCAGAGCAGAACTCAGATCGTAAAGCCAGCAgccagtgtgtgttagtgcactTAACTGCTGCTATTAGCAGCACAGGAGTTGAGGGCTGGCTCCCCTCTCAACACAGCCCCATTTGAGCAGAGTATCCGTTAAAGCATAGATAGCATGATTAAAAGACTTTGTTTAACAGTAGGTGATCTGGGTGAACTATGACGGATGATGGATATTGTAATAGGAGATTGTTTACACTGGCCTCTGATCACTTAATGGCATCTGCTAAAGCAGTTGCTGTGTAGTCTAATTGAAGGCCTCATAAGAGCAATCTAACTAATCTTTCTCAATTAAAAAAGGGAAACGATTCTAACATCAATTTAACTCGTGGCGTTGCCATCAAAACACCATAGTACCACTGCAGATAGAAATTCCATCTGAACAGTGGAATATAATCACAGTGAAATATATCAGGAAACATCATTCATTTTCCATGACCTCAGCCCATCAGAGAGAGGACTCGATGCACCAAACCACCGTGCATTAAACAATTCAGTCCAATCCAGATGAAAATTGGTCTCCATTTTACAATCCCATACTGCAGTCACACTGCAGTCACATTTATGATTGAGGGGGAGGGTCTGTGTGAGCACAGCCATCTATTTCTATAACACAAGAGGCATCTACATAACAGCTTAATACATGACAATTTTGTCCATAAATGACACTCAAATTCAGCCAAACACTTTAGATGAACAGTGCCCATGTTCATTTTCCTTCTGTATCAGACACTTTATAACCAGTAAAGTTTGGCACATTTTAGATTAATAGAGATGGATCATGTATCGTGGAGTGTTATGCAAGTACCAGGTCTGGTTTAATCAGTGAGTAGATCAAATCTCTATAGCTCTTTACTGTAGACAATGAATATTCATCTTTCCATGCAGTGTCCTACCAGTTTCCATATCCTGATTTGCATATACAATTAGACTAGCTGCAGCCTTGAACACAATAGAAAAGGGAAAAACCTATCCTTTGTTTCTGCCTCTCAGATGGATCTGTGTCAAAAATATTTACCAACAGTTTAACAAtacaaaatgcatttgtaaagtgTCCATCTGTGAAGAAAAACCTCTCCATGCTTTGTCCATCAAATATTACTTCACATCATATAATCATTTTTGTCCAGAACTATTGGGAGGTTGTGATTTTTTCTAAGCACAATAAATTAACTTGTCctatttttcttgtttacttgtCTTGATCAAACAGTaatgttcaaatgaaaatggatgTTTCAAATTAATCACAAAATGGATCAAACCAGTACTGTGATTAAACATCCTGCAGTTAATTTTCAAAAATGACATTAACaaacttaataaaaaaatacaagaacaCAATAATAATgcttaatgttattttttatttatttattttgccatcctcaatatgtaaaaaaacaaacaaaaagcaaataatttacatttacaaataagtAATGTTAGGATATGTaaattttgaatttgtttttaatggttGGCATGGAATAAATcctatttattttgtgttatatattcTTGTTTGTAATGATAAGCAAGGCTTACTCCAGCTTGCTGTCTAAATTTGGCCGTGTTAGCAGAGAGGACATGCAGCACGGCCTCTCACATCCTTGTGACCTCTGTTTCAGAAGAGGCCGTGAATGAGGTGAAGAGGCAGGCTATGTCCGAGCTGCAAAAAGCCGTAGCTGAAGCAGAGCGCAAGGCCCACGAGATGATCAGCACAGAGCGTGCCAAAATGGAGCGCACGGTGGCAGAGGCCAAAAGGCAGGCAGCGGAGGACGCGCTCCTGGTCATTAACCAGCAGGAGGACTCCAGCGAAGTAAACATGCTCACTCTCCCAGATACAAGCAATTGCTAGCCTGGACCCAGACTCCACCAGCACCAGGGAGCAGTTGTCTAAGCTCAGCAGAAACCATTGCCAGGTTCATTTATGCCTGATTTAGAAGGGACAATATATGAGGCCCTCATATGAACAGCTGTATGAGGAGAGTCATCAATTTGTGCATTGACACCTTGTATCTAAATTAAGTGCATGTCTGTTAGACAGCCTGTGATTAGATTTTTCTTCTTGATGCACTTTCTAtaaagcagtttttaaattgTGGCTACAGTTAATCCTTAACTATTGCTGGCGGTGATTCAGCAGAACTGattgaaattatattttaatgataCTTTAAAGTGTTTATGCCTTGCCCCTCAGCATTCAGTTGGGTACTAAATTTACGGACATGTTTTCACAGCAGGTGTAAATGCAGATATTCTTATAAACATCATCATGGTACAAGATGTACATTATTTTCATCATGTCCTTAGGAACATATTCAGTGGcttattctaaaataatttttaagcATGTTTATTAGAAAAGGcattaaataaaatcaaatagaTGGAAGGTAGAGAGTAGGACAAATGCGGGTGCCAGATCTTTTCTCATGCAGGTGGGTGTTAGAGGAGGCAGCATAATCGTTCATCCCCCAAGGGAGGACCTGCCCATTCCTTACTTGTAAAAGGTGCTTGGACACTTAAGGTGGTACAGATTCAGTCAGGGAGGATTCTGGGATAGATGTGCAATTTCTCAGCAAATTGGGGTTGCACTCATTTAATCAGTCTGTGGGGAAGAATGTTGAATTGCACAGAGGAGCCTGGGGATAGGTGGGCTCTGGGAGCATTTTGTAGTTACATCCTGCCATGTGGAAGAGTCCCCTTTTTCCACCTTCTTTTTGCACATAAACCTTCAAAAGTATTAATacttcaataaaaataaatcagaattCTCTACAGTTCTATGAAATAGGAAACTGGTGGTGTTTAAGTGGCATTCTGAATATCAACCTATTGTCTTGCTGTTTTCGGTGGTGTGCCTAATGCTGTTGGAATAGAAGGACTCTTGTTTAAGTGCACTGGGACTCTAACCATATCCCTTCCTGTGCAGAGTTGCTGGAACTGCGGCCGCAAGGCGAGCGAGACGTGCAGTGGCTGCAACACGGCGCGCTACTGTGGCTCCTTCTGCCAGCACAAGGACTGGGAGAAGCACCACCATGTGTGCGGCCAGACGCTGCAGGCCCAGCAGCAGGCAGAGACCCCGGCCACGGTCAGCTCCTCAGCCACGCCCAGCAGCGGGGCAGGTAGCCCTGCGGACACACCCACCACCGCCACACCCCGCTCAGACACCCCTGGCACCCCCTCCACCATAGAGCCAACGACGCGCTAGAGCTGGAGGTGACCTCACAAAGCCCTCACAGCCCATCTAGGACTGTCTCGCCTGCCTTGCTTGCTTAAAGATGGTAAAGCTATCGTgctagcaaaagaaaaaagaacgaTTACCCATTGGAGGTCCATATCAGGTCATATTGACTTGCCATGATAGAAAACGCAAAGATATTCTTTGTTTTAAATTCTCAGtgttttaaattctttattgatACTATAGCTACTAttgattattgttgttattgttatttgttgtcatcattgtttttttatgtttgtgtaaataagaagaaaaagaaactgagTAGACAGCTGAGACCTCTGGATGAGCACATTTGACCTCCCCTTTGATTTTCTTTGGTTGttcttgatttgtttgttttgttttcagtgctcCGTTACTTCTCCAGTAGCTGGGATATAAAACTAGTCGACCTCATTGATAGACACTTTACCAAATCACAAACCAAGGGATTAATTCATAGCTGTtgtaaacaaagacagaaatatgTGATTAAAAAGGACAGCGTTCCAAGAAAGcaagacaaaaataatgatgGCAATAGACTTACCATGAAATGCAGGGCATGTtggagaggaagatggacaCATTGCTGGCTTATTGAACTCTAAAGATCCTCTACACAGTGTGCGGATGCGCAGCAGATTGTAAAGGaacacagatgttttttttcagaaacgTCTGCAAGACATTTGATACTATCCAGGTTACTGGTCTGAGAAATAAGTCTGTTTCACAAAGGAATGTAAAGCAGTGCGAGGCTGCTTTACAGTGGGAACTTCATACAGCGCCACAGCGAAAGATGAACCTTGACCTCCACTCCCAAACACATGCTGTTAGGCCCCAAAACAGTGAAGTCATCGGGCAAACAAGCAGAACTGTAAGAACCTCACCATGACAGTGGCTTGGAGCAAAGGGCTGAAAAATGACCAGTACCTGAGAGACGGGTTCCTCCACGCCTGGAGCCAGTCCAGGACCCACCTTGTCTTGCCCACAGCTCTAGCTGGACTGCCAGTCCTtgtttcagttcttttttttttttcttcccctctgaTGCTTTCGTTGTGTTGACCATTTATGTCTTGTACTGTCTACAATGGTTATTTATTGTACATGTGTTGGACAATTGTGATGATGCATAATGCTTAAAAACCACATAACTTTAGGCTCATCCCAATAGCTGGTGCAAAATAACATTCTAACTTGAGCTGCTTTCCTActtgtgagtgtttgtggtaGCTCCCTGAtagttcttaaaaaaaaaaaaaaaagaaagaaaaattacgCTTTTCCCATTGTCTTTGAAAAGAAGACAAAAGCTCTCAGAGCCGCTGCTTCAGTCTGATTCCAATCTTTTCTGAGAACTAGCATGTTACATGGAATGCTGACATAAATGTTTTGTACATGGGGCGttacataaatgtatttgcaCTGTCACAGAGTTGCTCTCAGCATGCTTCGGTTGGAGTTTCTCAGTAGAAAGCCCTATGTCACAGGTTTTCTCTGTAGTGTTTCTTTATGTatctgtgatttttattttctgtaaaaaaaaaaaaaagggaaaatagtATCACAACCTGCTTTTGTTAGTAATGTTACTTTGTCCTGACATAATAGCAAAAAGTCATAACTTTGCTTTGAATAGTTAAGAACAGTGCATGCACATTACTGAacgttgtttgtttgttttatacaaaaaaagaaaaaatgtaaaaaacatacattaagAAACTAACTTTCCAAATGCAGAGGTGTAAACAGACAGCTTTAACAATGCAGAGCACCAGGTTACACAGTATTACAAAAGAATTAACATGGAAGACAGCCAAAGACAGACATGAAGGACCAAAACCTGATTTATCcaatttttaaacatgaaaa
Protein-coding sequences here:
- the runx1t1 gene encoding protein CBFA2T1 isoform X1 yields the protein MVGISASFQYRTEKPSAMPDSPADVKTQSRLTPPTMPPPPSTQGAPRTSSFTPTALTNGTSHSPTALNGAPSPPNGFSNGPSSSSSSSLANQQLPPACGARQLSKLKRFLTTLQQFGNDISPEIGERVRTLVLGLVNSTLTIEEFHSKLQEATNFPLRPFVIPFLKANLPLLQRELLHCARLAKQNPAQYLAQHEQLLLDTSITSPVDSSELLLDVNENGKRRTPDRTKENGFEREPSHTEHPSKRACTISPGQRFSPSNGLPYQPNGLPHPTPPPQHYRLDDMAIAHHYRDTYRHPNPREHRERPRPIGMHGGARQEEVIDHRLTDREWAEEWKHLDHVRKLLNCIMDMVEKTRRSLTVLRRCQEADREELNYWIRRYSDAEDLKKSSSSSSSTSGSSQSRQQSPASQESTPAEVHRELLHRPVSGYVPEEIWKKAEEAVNEVKRQAMSELQKAVAEAERKAHEMISTERAKMERTVAEAKRQAAEDALLVINQQEDSSESCWNCGRKASETCSGCNTARYCGSFCQHKDWEKHHHVCGQTLQAQQQAETPATVSSSATPSSGAGSPADTPTTATPRSDTPGTPSTIEPTTR
- the runx1t1 gene encoding protein CBFA2T1 isoform X2, giving the protein MVGISASFQYRTEKPSAMPDSPADVKTQSRLTPPTMPPPPSTQGAPRTSSFTPTALTNGTSHSPTALNGAPSPPNGFSNGPSSSSSSSLANQQLPPACGARQLSKLKRFLTTLQQFGNDISPEIGERVRTLVLGLVNSTLTIEEFHSKLQEATNFPLRPFVIPFLKANLPLLQRELLHCARLAKQNPAQYLAQHEQLLLDTSITSPVDSSELLLDVNENGKRRTPDRTKENGFEREPSHTEHPSKRACTISPGQRFSPSNGLPYQPNGLPHPTPPPQHYRLDDMAIAHHYRDTYRHPNPREHRERPRPIGMHGGARQEEVIDHRLTDREWAEEWKHLDHLLNCIMDMVEKTRRSLTVLRRCQEADREELNYWIRRYSDAEDLKKSSSSSSSTSGSSQSRQQSPASQESTPAEVHRELLHRPVSGYVPEEIWKKAEEAVNEVKRQAMSELQKAVAEAERKAHEMISTERAKMERTVAEAKRQAAEDALLVINQQEDSSESCWNCGRKASETCSGCNTARYCGSFCQHKDWEKHHHVCGQTLQAQQQAETPATVSSSATPSSGAGSPADTPTTATPRSDTPGTPSTIEPTTR